The following are from one region of the Flavobacteriaceae bacterium UJ101 genome:
- the asnB|ASNS gene encoding asparagine synthase (glutamine-hydrolyzing) (Belongs to the asparagine synthetase family; Contains 1 glutamine amidotransferase type-2 domain.; KEGG: gfo:GFO_2750 asparagine synthase (glutamine-hydrolysing)), protein MCGILGIIRKSEESISIEKIQGMSLRMGHRGPDERDIHVNEKGYVLTHERLSIIDLHTGKQPIKGTDNAYVVHNGEIYNHQKLRDGELKDHVFHTTCDSEVIVHLYEEYGYDFCSKLDGVFSFVVIDGEKFIAGRDPIGVKPLYYGSLEDGSLCFASEMKVIEDVCQDVKAFPPGHYYTEETGFVQYFQPSWQDAKNCHESLDLKKLRDSLVRATEKRLMSDVPLGVLLSGGLDSSLTSSIAARLMKERGQKIHSFSIGLDETAPDLIAAQKVADFLGTIHHNVHFTIDEGIQIIEKLVWHLETYDITSIRASTPMYFLSKYIKDLGIKVVLSGEGSDEILGGYLYFYNAPSLEEFQKETIRRVGLLSTADCLRADKSTMAHGLEARVPFLDQDFLQVAMSLDPKYKKPVKGESMEKLVLRQAFDDKTNPWLPDEILWRQKEQFSDGVGYSWIDQLMDHCAAQVSDEQMAQAAQLFPHNTPDTKEAFYMRSIYEKHFPSKAAAKTVLKWIPKWQENTDPSGRANKIHEQTTEVIEVKL, encoded by the coding sequence ATGTGTGGAATATTAGGTATTATTAGAAAATCAGAAGAGAGTATTTCGATTGAAAAAATTCAGGGAATGTCCTTAAGAATGGGGCATAGAGGTCCTGATGAAAGAGATATTCATGTAAATGAAAAAGGGTATGTATTAACGCATGAGCGTCTTTCAATTATTGATTTACATACTGGTAAACAACCTATTAAAGGAACTGATAATGCTTATGTTGTTCATAATGGAGAAATTTATAACCACCAAAAATTACGTGATGGAGAATTAAAAGATCATGTATTTCATACGACGTGTGATAGTGAAGTAATTGTTCACCTGTACGAAGAGTATGGTTATGATTTCTGTTCAAAATTAGATGGCGTTTTTTCTTTTGTAGTGATAGATGGTGAAAAATTTATTGCAGGAAGAGATCCAATAGGTGTAAAACCTTTGTATTATGGTAGTTTGGAAGATGGATCTTTATGTTTTGCATCTGAGATGAAAGTAATTGAAGATGTTTGTCAAGATGTGAAAGCTTTTCCTCCAGGACATTATTATACTGAAGAAACAGGGTTTGTACAATATTTTCAGCCAAGTTGGCAGGATGCGAAAAATTGTCATGAAAGTTTGGATTTAAAAAAGCTTCGAGATAGTTTAGTGAGAGCGACTGAAAAACGATTAATGAGTGATGTTCCATTAGGAGTATTGTTATCAGGAGGATTGGATTCTTCTTTGACTTCTTCTATTGCAGCTCGATTGATGAAAGAGCGTGGACAAAAAATTCATTCATTTTCAATTGGTTTAGATGAAACAGCACCTGATTTAATTGCAGCTCAGAAAGTAGCCGATTTTTTAGGTACAATTCACCATAATGTTCATTTTACAATAGATGAAGGGATTCAAATTATAGAAAAATTAGTATGGCACTTAGAAACGTATGATATTACATCGATCAGAGCTTCGACACCGATGTATTTTTTATCAAAATATATAAAAGATTTGGGTATTAAAGTAGTATTGTCGGGAGAAGGATCAGATGAAATTTTAGGAGGCTATTTGTATTTTTATAATGCACCAAGTTTGGAGGAGTTTCAAAAAGAAACAATTCGTAGAGTAGGTTTATTATCAACAGCAGATTGTTTACGTGCTGATAAATCAACGATGGCACATGGTTTGGAAGCCAGAGTTCCGTTTTTAGATCAGGATTTTTTACAAGTAGCAATGAGTTTAGATCCTAAATATAAGAAACCAGTCAAAGGAGAGTCTATGGAAAAATTGGTATTGCGACAAGCTTTTGATGATAAAACCAATCCATGGTTACCTGATGAAATTTTATGGAGACAAAAAGAACAATTTAGTGATGGGGTAGGTTATAGTTGGATTGATCAATTAATGGATCATTGTGCAGCACAAGTTTCAGATGAGCAGATGGCTCAGGCTGCTCAGCTATTTCCGCATAACACACCTGATACCAAGGAAGCCTTCTATATGAGAAGTATTTATGAAAAGCATTTTCCTAGTAAAGCAGCTGCAAAAACAGTGTTAAAATGGATTCCAAAATGGCAAGAAAATACAGATCCATCAGGTCGTGCTAATAAAATACACGAACAAACAACGGAAGTAATAGAAGTAAAATTATAA
- a CDS encoding protein translocase subunit SecA (Part of the Sec protein translocase complex. Interacts with the SecYEG preprotein conducting channel. Has a central role in coupling the hydrolysis of ATP to the transfer of proteins into and across the cell membrane, serving as an ATP-driven molecular motor driving the stepwise translocation of polypeptide chains across the membrane; Belongs to the SecA family.) — translation MDFVNNILKAILGDKSKKDLKPIQPLIKKANSFNYQNLSHDELRNKTLEFRSKIKEATQAQTDKIAELKTLIEEEKDIYKKDDYYNQIDALSKESYKIEEKVLNEILPEAFAVIKETARRFTNHTEIEVTASEFDRQLSGSKNYVSLVDDTKAVWKNSWDASGKEVTWDMVHYDVQLIGGTVLHQGKIAEMATGEGKTLVATLPVYLNALPGRGVHVITVNDYLAKRDCAWMAPIFQFHGLTIDCIDNHRPNSEERKTAYKCDIVYGTNNEFGFDYLRDNMAHSPKDLVQQELNYAIIDEVDSVLVDDARTPLIISGPVPKGGDQEFDALKPKIESLVKVQQALIKDLFLEAKKEMIEGPKKNNSGDFKLLQVYRGLPKYKPLLKYLNEEGTKTRLQKIEGVYLADNQREMHKVDADLFFTIEEKNNSIQLTDKGIDFLSQGVEDDSFFIMPDIATELSQIETLGLSSEEEGNKKDELFRDYSIKSERLHTMNQLLKAYTLFEKDVEYVVMDGKVMIVDEQTGRIMDGRRYSDGLHQAIEAKENVKIEDATQTYATITLQNYFRMYNKLSGMTGTAETEAGEFWEIYKLDVVTIPTNKPIARKDMNDLIYKTNREKYNAVISEVVRLAKEDKRPVLVGTTSVEISELLSRAMKMNKIEHNVLNAKLHKKEADIVAEAGRPGIVTIATNMAGRGTDIKISDEVKERGGLAIIGTERHDSRRVDRQLRGRSGRQGDVGSSQFYVSLEDKLMRLFNSERIAKLMDKMGHQDGDVIQSGMVTKSIEKAQKRVEENNFGVRKRLIEYDDVMNKQRDVIYKRRRHALEGERLSIDISNMVYDTVVNIVTTNKNLNDYKNFEYELIKFFTLKTAISEVDFKSKSLQTLIDDVYDEAMTHYEEREVKTAKMALPVIANVYEQQGDRFERIVVPFTDGLKTMNITTNLKEAVESEGKQLIRDFEKNVTLAMIDDQWKDHLREMDELKRSSQNASYEQKDPILIYKEEAFGLFRNMIDRLNKEIVSFLFKGELPTPDPEQVRQAEERKQEKLQTSHQSYEEQQAQATQTNAPKQQVQVTEPRHVVKINRNDLVKVRNVATGALEEMKFKKAEPLLKKGSHVLVKE, via the coding sequence ATGGACTTTGTAAACAATATACTAAAAGCTATTCTTGGTGATAAGAGTAAGAAAGACTTAAAACCTATTCAACCTCTTATTAAAAAGGCAAATAGCTTTAACTACCAGAACTTATCTCATGACGAACTTCGTAATAAAACACTCGAATTTCGTTCTAAAATCAAAGAAGCTACCCAGGCACAAACAGATAAAATTGCTGAGTTAAAAACCTTGATTGAAGAGGAAAAAGATATTTATAAAAAAGACGATTACTATAATCAAATTGATGCTTTAAGTAAAGAATCGTATAAAATTGAGGAAAAAGTATTAAATGAAATACTTCCTGAAGCTTTCGCTGTTATCAAAGAAACAGCACGTCGATTTACCAATCATACCGAAATTGAAGTAACTGCTTCTGAATTTGATCGACAACTTTCTGGTTCAAAAAATTATGTTTCCTTAGTCGACGATACAAAAGCCGTTTGGAAAAACTCTTGGGATGCTTCTGGAAAAGAAGTAACATGGGATATGGTTCACTATGATGTTCAACTTATTGGAGGAACCGTTTTACACCAAGGAAAAATTGCAGAGATGGCTACTGGAGAAGGGAAAACCTTGGTTGCTACACTTCCTGTTTATTTAAACGCTTTACCAGGCCGAGGTGTTCACGTTATTACCGTAAATGACTACTTAGCAAAACGTGACTGTGCATGGATGGCTCCTATTTTCCAATTTCATGGTTTAACGATTGACTGTATTGACAATCATCGTCCTAACTCTGAAGAAAGAAAAACAGCATACAAATGTGATATCGTTTATGGTACCAATAATGAATTTGGTTTTGACTACTTACGTGACAACATGGCGCACTCCCCAAAAGATCTCGTTCAACAAGAGTTAAATTATGCTATTATTGATGAGGTAGATTCTGTTTTGGTAGATGATGCTCGTACTCCTTTGATTATTTCAGGACCTGTTCCAAAAGGAGGAGATCAAGAATTTGATGCTCTAAAACCTAAAATAGAAAGTTTAGTAAAAGTACAACAAGCCTTAATCAAAGACTTATTTTTAGAAGCTAAAAAGGAAATGATTGAAGGTCCTAAGAAAAATAATTCTGGAGATTTTAAATTATTACAAGTATATAGAGGGTTACCTAAATACAAACCATTATTAAAATACTTAAATGAAGAAGGTACTAAAACTCGTCTTCAAAAAATAGAAGGTGTTTATTTAGCCGATAATCAACGTGAGATGCATAAAGTAGATGCTGATCTTTTCTTTACAATTGAAGAGAAAAACAATTCCATACAATTAACCGATAAAGGAATTGATTTTCTATCTCAAGGTGTTGAAGATGATTCATTCTTTATTATGCCTGATATTGCTACAGAATTAAGTCAAATTGAAACATTAGGACTTTCTTCTGAAGAAGAAGGAAATAAAAAAGACGAATTATTCCGTGATTATAGTATCAAATCGGAGCGTTTGCATACTATGAATCAATTACTAAAAGCCTATACCCTATTCGAAAAAGATGTAGAATATGTAGTAATGGACGGTAAAGTAATGATTGTAGATGAGCAAACAGGTCGTATTATGGATGGACGTCGTTACTCTGATGGATTACATCAAGCAATCGAAGCAAAAGAAAATGTGAAAATTGAAGATGCTACACAGACGTACGCAACCATTACTCTTCAAAACTACTTCAGAATGTACAACAAACTTTCTGGAATGACGGGTACAGCGGAAACGGAAGCAGGAGAATTCTGGGAAATCTACAAATTAGACGTAGTAACCATTCCTACCAACAAACCGATTGCACGTAAAGATATGAACGATTTAATTTATAAAACAAATCGTGAAAAATATAACGCTGTCATTAGTGAAGTTGTTCGCTTGGCAAAAGAAGATAAACGTCCTGTATTAGTAGGAACCACTTCAGTTGAAATTTCTGAATTGTTGAGTCGTGCTATGAAGATGAATAAAATTGAGCATAACGTATTAAATGCCAAATTACATAAAAAAGAAGCTGATATTGTTGCAGAAGCAGGACGCCCAGGTATTGTAACCATTGCAACCAATATGGCAGGTCGTGGTACAGATATTAAAATTTCTGATGAAGTAAAAGAACGTGGAGGATTAGCCATTATTGGTACAGAACGTCACGATTCTCGCCGTGTTGACCGCCAGTTAAGAGGTCGTTCAGGACGTCAAGGAGACGTAGGAAGCTCTCAATTCTATGTTTCATTAGAAGATAAATTAATGCGTTTATTCAATTCAGAACGTATTGCCAAATTAATGGATAAGATGGGGCATCAAGATGGAGATGTAATTCAAAGTGGAATGGTGACCAAATCGATTGAAAAAGCACAAAAGCGTGTTGAAGAGAACAATTTTGGTGTACGTAAACGTCTAATTGAATATGATGATGTAATGAATAAACAACGTGATGTTATTTACAAACGTCGTCGTCATGCATTAGAAGGAGAACGTTTATCGATCGATATTAGTAATATGGTATACGATACTGTAGTTAATATTGTCACTACGAATAAGAACCTTAATGATTATAAAAACTTCGAATACGAGTTAATCAAATTCTTTACATTAAAAACTGCTATTTCAGAAGTTGATTTCAAATCAAAAAGTCTTCAAACTTTAATTGATGATGTTTATGATGAAGCCATGACACATTATGAGGAGCGAGAAGTGAAAACAGCTAAAATGGCATTACCGGTTATCGCCAATGTATACGAACAACAAGGAGATCGTTTTGAACGTATTGTGGTTCCTTTTACAGATGGATTGAAAACCATGAATATTACAACCAATTTAAAAGAGGCTGTTGAATCAGAAGGGAAACAACTCATTCGTGATTTTGAGAAAAATGTAACCTTAGCTATGATCGATGATCAATGGAAAGATCATTTGAGAGAAATGGATGAATTAAAACGATCTTCTCAAAACGCTTCATATGAGCAAAAGGATCCTATTTTAATTTATAAAGAAGAAGCTTTTGGATTATTCCGAAATATGATTGACCGTTTAAATAAGGAAATTGTTTCTTTCTTATTCAAAGGAGAATTACCTACTCCTGACCCAGAACAAGTACGTCAGGCAGAAGAAAGAAAACAAGAAAAACTGCAAACGTCTCATCAATCATATGAAGAACAACAAGCTCAAGCGACTCAAACTAATGCACCTAAACAACAAGTTCAAGTTACAGAACCAAGACATGTTGTAAAAATTAATCGTAACGACTTAGTAAAAGTTCGTAATGTTGCTACAGGAGCTTTAGAAGAAATGAAGTTTAAGAAAGCAGAACCTTTATTGAAAAAAGGCTCTCATGTTTTAGTAAAAGAATAA
- the pip gene encoding prolyl aminopeptidase (Releases the N-terminal proline from various substrates. Cleaves specifically Pro-betaNA and small peptides containing proline at the amino terminal. No activity against hydroxyproline- betaNA; Belongs to the peptidase S33 family.; KEGG: lpl:lp_0853 proline iminopeptidase), producing MKDMIRFFLVGLILFLTSCKQEKKVEIIKEIEPHNTYWDFKTDGNFQQAGIQMIPLKEGYKVWTKRHGNSPMKVLLLHGGPALTHEYMQCFESFFPQANIEFYHYDQLGSYYSDQPEDTSLWTLDRFVEEVEQVRKALGLNKDNFFLFGNSWGGILAMEYALKYQQNLKGLIVSNMTADFDKYEAYNAELRKQMRPSLIDSLEFYEKKGDFHNPVYQDLVFDEFYTKHICRFPKEEWPEPIMRSFKHINQPVYEYIQGPSEFVPGGILKGWSVWDQLDEIKVPTLMIGAKYDSMNPKEMEEMSKLVQNGEYLYCANGSHLAMWDEQDFYMEGVIDFIKRTYNSEK from the coding sequence ATGAAAGATATGATAAGATTTTTTTTAGTAGGGTTGATATTGTTTTTAACTTCCTGTAAACAAGAAAAAAAAGTAGAGATAATTAAAGAGATTGAGCCCCATAATACTTATTGGGATTTTAAGACAGATGGTAACTTTCAACAAGCAGGTATACAAATGATTCCCCTAAAGGAAGGATATAAAGTTTGGACAAAGCGTCATGGAAATTCACCTATGAAAGTTTTATTACTTCATGGAGGTCCAGCTCTAACACATGAATATATGCAATGTTTTGAAAGTTTTTTCCCACAAGCAAATATTGAATTTTACCATTATGATCAATTAGGTTCGTATTACTCTGATCAACCAGAAGATACTTCTTTGTGGACTTTAGATCGTTTTGTAGAAGAGGTAGAGCAAGTAAGAAAGGCTTTGGGACTGAATAAAGATAATTTCTTTTTATTTGGAAATTCTTGGGGTGGCATTTTAGCGATGGAATATGCTTTGAAATATCAACAGAATTTAAAAGGATTGATTGTGAGTAATATGACAGCTGATTTTGATAAATATGAAGCATATAATGCCGAATTACGAAAGCAAATGCGTCCTTCATTAATAGATTCTTTAGAATTTTATGAAAAGAAAGGAGATTTTCATAATCCTGTTTATCAAGATTTAGTTTTTGATGAGTTTTATACGAAACATATTTGTCGTTTTCCAAAAGAGGAATGGCCAGAACCTATTATGAGAAGTTTTAAACATATTAATCAACCTGTTTATGAATATATTCAAGGCCCAAGTGAATTTGTTCCAGGTGGAATTTTAAAGGGATGGTCGGTTTGGGATCAATTAGATGAAATAAAAGTTCCTACTTTAATGATTGGAGCTAAATATGATTCGATGAATCCGAAAGAAATGGAAGAGATGTCAAAACTAGTTCAAAATGGAGAATATTTATATTGTGCAAACGGTAGTCATTTAGCTATGTGGGATGAACAAGATTTTTATATGGAAGGAGTTATTGATTTTATAAAAAGAACCTATAACTCTGAAAAGTAA
- the FAH|fahA gene encoding fumarylacetoacetase (Belongs to the FAH family.; KEGG: evi:Echvi_2481 fumarylacetoacetase): MKLQSWVEVPENSDFTIYNIPFGIIQYGELPPRAAVAIGNYAVDLSVLFEKGYFDNDLLDVNYFDSYILNPFIGLGKETTSKVRLHIQNLLSTNENRLKEDQDTREKAFIPLEEVNMQIPIFIPNYTDFYSSIEHATNVGTMFRDPDNALLPNWKHIPVGYHGRSSSIVPSGVPLHRPKGQQVIGDSTTPVFGPSRLVDFELEMAFITNTNTQLGNAIHVNDAEDYIFGMVLFNDWSARDIQKWEYVPLGPFLAKNFGSSISPWVVTLDALEPFRVESPKQDPEVLPYLQYEGKRNFDIQLQVAIQPENQEETVVCKSNFKYMYWNMSQQLAHHTVNGCNIEIGDVYASGTISGKTPDSYGSMLELSWRGTKPLKMKDGSERKFINDFDTVIMRGHCEKDDIRIGFGEVKSQLLPAKD; the protein is encoded by the coding sequence ATGAAATTACAATCATGGGTTGAAGTCCCAGAAAATTCAGATTTTACCATATACAATATCCCTTTTGGAATTATTCAATATGGAGAATTACCACCAAGAGCTGCTGTAGCAATAGGAAACTATGCAGTTGATTTAAGTGTTTTGTTTGAAAAAGGTTATTTTGATAATGATTTATTAGATGTAAATTATTTTGATAGTTATATTCTCAATCCGTTTATAGGATTAGGTAAGGAAACCACTTCAAAAGTACGTTTACATATTCAAAATCTTCTTTCTACAAATGAAAATCGTTTAAAAGAAGATCAAGATACGCGTGAAAAGGCTTTTATTCCATTGGAAGAAGTAAACATGCAAATACCTATTTTTATACCAAACTATACCGATTTTTATAGTAGCATAGAACATGCTACCAATGTAGGAACCATGTTTCGTGATCCTGATAATGCATTGTTACCCAATTGGAAACATATCCCGGTAGGCTATCACGGACGCTCTTCTTCAATTGTACCCTCAGGAGTTCCCTTACATAGACCGAAAGGGCAGCAAGTAATAGGGGATTCAACTACACCTGTTTTTGGACCTTCTCGTTTGGTTGATTTTGAATTAGAAATGGCTTTTATTACCAATACCAATACACAATTAGGAAATGCTATTCATGTAAATGATGCTGAAGATTATATTTTTGGTATGGTATTATTTAACGATTGGTCTGCTCGTGATATTCAAAAATGGGAATATGTACCGTTAGGTCCTTTTCTAGCAAAGAATTTTGGGTCCTCTATTTCTCCATGGGTAGTTACACTAGATGCTTTAGAACCTTTTCGTGTAGAAAGCCCTAAACAAGATCCGGAAGTATTACCTTATTTACAATATGAAGGAAAAAGGAATTTTGATATTCAATTACAAGTAGCTATTCAGCCTGAAAACCAAGAAGAAACGGTTGTTTGTAAAAGTAACTTTAAATATATGTATTGGAATATGAGTCAACAACTGGCTCACCATACAGTGAATGGTTGTAATATTGAAATAGGAGATGTATACGCTAGTGGTACCATTAGTGGTAAAACACCTGATTCGTATGGTTCTATGTTGGAGTTATCATGGCGTGGAACAAAACCTTTAAAAATGAAAGACGGTTCAGAACGTAAATTTATTAACGATTTTGATACGGTTATTATGCGAGGACATTGTGAGAAAGATGATATTCGCATTGGTTTTGGAGAGGTAAAGAGTCAATTATTACCTGCAAAAGATTAA
- the HPD|hppD gene encoding 4-hydroxyphenylpyruvate dioxygenase (Belongs to the 4HPPD family.; KEGG: win:WPG_1598 4-hydroxyphenylpyruvate dioxygenase), protein MSTDLKNTEYGLEKIFEGAQDFLPLLGTDYVELYVGNAKQAAHYYKTAFGFQSLAYAGLETGVKDRASYVLKQDKIRLVLTTPLKSDSKLNDHIVKHGDGVKVVALWVEDAKSAFEETIKRGAKPFMEPTVEKDEHGEVVRSGIYTYGETVHIFVERKNYNGIFLPGYQEWKSDYNPTSTGLKYIDHMVGNVGWNEMNIWVKWYEEVMGFENFLSFDDKQIHTEYSALMSKVMSNGNGRVKFPINEPAEGKKKSQIEEYLDFYEGPGVQHIAVTTNDIAKTVSEMRARGVEFLSTPPDEYYKMVPKRLEEFSHELKEDIDLLARLGIMIDADEEGYLLQIFTKPVQDRPTLFFEIIQRMGAKGFGAGNFKALFESIEREQELRGTL, encoded by the coding sequence ATGTCAACAGATTTAAAAAATACAGAATACGGATTAGAAAAAATATTTGAAGGAGCTCAAGATTTTCTTCCTTTACTAGGGACAGATTATGTAGAATTATATGTAGGAAATGCAAAACAAGCAGCTCATTATTATAAAACAGCCTTTGGTTTTCAATCATTAGCCTATGCAGGATTGGAGACTGGAGTAAAAGATCGAGCTTCGTATGTATTAAAGCAAGATAAAATTCGTTTGGTATTAACAACACCTTTAAAAAGTGATTCAAAACTAAATGACCACATTGTAAAACATGGAGATGGAGTAAAAGTGGTAGCATTATGGGTAGAAGATGCTAAAAGTGCATTTGAAGAAACAATTAAAAGAGGTGCAAAGCCTTTTATGGAACCTACTGTTGAGAAAGATGAACATGGAGAAGTGGTTCGCTCGGGAATTTATACCTACGGAGAAACCGTACATATCTTTGTTGAGAGAAAAAATTACAATGGAATCTTTTTACCAGGATATCAAGAATGGAAATCGGATTATAATCCAACTTCTACAGGTTTGAAATATATTGACCACATGGTAGGAAATGTAGGTTGGAATGAAATGAATATTTGGGTAAAATGGTATGAAGAAGTAATGGGATTTGAAAATTTCTTATCTTTTGATGATAAGCAAATTCATACCGAATATTCTGCTTTGATGAGTAAAGTTATGTCAAATGGAAATGGACGTGTCAAATTCCCAATTAATGAACCTGCTGAAGGAAAGAAAAAATCACAAATAGAAGAATATCTTGATTTTTATGAGGGACCCGGTGTTCAACATATTGCCGTAACAACGAATGATATTGCGAAAACCGTTTCTGAGATGCGAGCAAGAGGAGTAGAGTTTTTATCTACACCACCTGATGAATATTATAAAATGGTTCCAAAACGTTTAGAAGAATTCTCTCATGAGTTAAAAGAAGACATTGATTTATTAGCTCGTTTAGGAATTATGATTGATGCAGATGAAGAAGGTTATTTGCTTCAAATTTTTACTAAACCTGTTCAAGACCGACCGACTTTATTCTTTGAGATTATTCAACGAATGGGAGCAAAAGGTTTTGGAGCTGGAAACTTTAAGGCTTTATTTGAATCTATTGAAAGAGAGCAAGAATTAAGAGGTACATTATAA
- the HGD|hmgA gene encoding homogentisate 1,2-dioxygenase (Belongs to the homogentisate dioxygenase family.; KEGG: asd:AS9A_2771 homogentisate 1,2-dioxygenase) has protein sequence MRYFSLGKIPPKRHTVFKSPEGNHYYEQLFGTEGFHGISSLLYHIHRPTQIKSIGKTKDVAPVAAIEKNIVPRKFDAFEVPEIDDFLESRIPIFFNHDLEIQVASPKHSTKEYFYKNGMCDELLFIQKGKGVLKTFLGDISFEYGDYLVIPRGTIYQIEFETEDNKLLIIESASPIVTPRRYRNEFGQLLEHAPFCERDIKMPEYKEPIDEKGDFLMKIKKDGVIHEVTYATHPFDVVGWDGLFYPYGFSIHDFEPITGRVHQPPPVHQNFEGHNFVVCSFVPRLYDYHPEAIPAPYNHSNIDSEEMLYYVDGDFMSRNDIQPGYITLHPGGIPHGPQPGAMERSIGKKETNELAVMIDPFRPLQITEQALSIEKGDYYKSWLE, from the coding sequence ATGAGATATTTTTCATTAGGAAAGATTCCTCCAAAACGGCATACTGTTTTTAAAAGTCCGGAGGGGAATCATTACTACGAACAATTATTCGGTACAGAAGGGTTTCATGGAATTTCTTCTTTATTGTACCACATTCATCGACCTACTCAAATTAAGTCTATAGGAAAAACAAAAGATGTAGCTCCGGTAGCAGCAATTGAAAAAAACATCGTTCCTAGAAAATTTGATGCATTTGAAGTTCCAGAAATAGATGATTTTTTAGAAAGTAGAATTCCTATTTTCTTTAATCATGATTTGGAAATTCAAGTAGCATCACCCAAACATTCTACAAAAGAGTATTTTTACAAAAATGGAATGTGTGATGAATTACTTTTTATCCAAAAAGGAAAAGGAGTATTGAAAACGTTTTTAGGAGATATTTCATTTGAATATGGAGATTATTTGGTGATACCAAGAGGAACCATTTATCAGATTGAATTTGAAACAGAAGATAATAAATTGTTGATTATTGAGTCAGCAAGTCCTATTGTAACACCTAGACGTTATCGAAATGAATTTGGACAATTGTTAGAGCATGCCCCATTTTGTGAGCGTGATATTAAAATGCCTGAATACAAAGAACCTATTGATGAAAAAGGAGATTTTTTAATGAAGATTAAAAAAGATGGTGTTATTCATGAAGTAACCTATGCAACACATCCATTTGATGTAGTAGGTTGGGATGGTTTATTTTATCCTTATGGTTTTTCCATTCATGATTTTGAACCTATCACTGGGAGAGTTCATCAACCACCACCTGTACATCAAAATTTTGAAGGGCATAATTTTGTAGTATGTTCTTTTGTTCCTAGGTTGTATGATTATCATCCGGAAGCAATACCGGCACCTTATAATCATAGTAATATTGATTCTGAAGAGATGTTGTATTATGTAGATGGAGACTTTATGAGTCGCAATGATATTCAACCAGGTTATATTACGTTGCATCCAGGAGGAATTCCACATGGACCACAACCAGGAGCTATGGAACGTAGTATTGGTAAAAAAGAAACCAATGAATTGGCCGTAATGATTGATCCTTTTAGACCTTTGCAAATTACAGAGCAAGCATTGTCTATAGAGAAAGGAGATTATTATAAATCATGGTTAGAATAA
- a CDS encoding protein CsaA (Could serves as a molecular chaperone for exported proteins or alternatively acts by stabilizing the SecA protein. Contains 1 tRNA-binding domain.), with product MEIIEWNDFEKIALHVGTIIEVEDFPEARKPAYKVTVDFGKEIGIKKTSAQIVENYTKEELLDQQIIGVVNFSEKQIGPFMSQFLLTGFEDEEGKIVISQPQTKVPNGAKMY from the coding sequence ATGGAAATAATTGAATGGAATGATTTTGAAAAAATTGCACTGCATGTTGGAACCATTATTGAAGTAGAAGATTTTCCTGAAGCTCGAAAACCAGCATATAAAGTTACAGTAGATTTTGGAAAGGAAATAGGTATAAAGAAAACAAGTGCTCAAATTGTGGAAAATTATACAAAAGAAGAATTACTTGATCAGCAAATAATAGGTGTAGTTAATTTTAGTGAAAAACAAATAGGTCCTTTTATGAGTCAATTTTTATTAACAGGATTTGAAGATGAAGAAGGAAAAATTGTAATTTCACAACCACAAACAAAAGTTCCAAACGGAGCTAAAATGTATTAA